In the genome of bacterium, the window GTAATCGAAACACTTGAACTCCAGCCCAAAGCGGTTTTAGCTTTAGTGCTATTGAGATGTTGATCTTTAATCTCAGATTTAGCGGTATTAAGAATTAGGGGTTCAACGTAATTCCCCACTGTTGCCTGACAAATAAATTCGTAGAGAGCTTTAACGCTTAGTGGCTCGTTGCGAGAGAAATTGAAGGCTTCTCCATTTAGTTTTTTCTCCTGAGAGACTTCGGCAAGTTTCATATATCCGCTAATAACATCATCCACGTGAACATAGTCGCGAATGAATGTTCCATCGCTTCGCAAGACTGGTTGTTTTTTTAGCACTAAATCGCGGATGGTTCCAGGAACAATGCGACTCCAATTCAAATCCCCGCCGCCATAGATGTTTCCACAACGGGCCACCGTTACGGGCAAACCGTAAGTATTTCCATAAGACTGAGCCAGTAAGTCTGTGCAAGATTTCGATACATCATATGGTCCATCTCCATGGAGAGGATGGTCTTCAAGGTAAGGCAGATTTCTCGAAGAGCCATAAGCCTTATCACTGGATGCCACAACGACTGCTTTAACCATTCCTTCTGACTGTCGCACGGCTTCGAGCACATTCCAGGTAACCTGAATATTTGATTCAAAGGTAGATATCGGATCCAAAAGCGCAGTACCCACAATGGTTTGAGCGCCTAGGTAAAAGACCTCTGTGCACTCATTGGTATACATAGAGCGGGCGACATCATGGTACGAACTCAAATTTCCGTTCACAACAGAGATGCGGTCAATGTCGCCACTTCTACATAGCTCTGATGCGGGATCGTTATCTAGTACAAGCGCAGTGACATTGGAGCCCTGCTTCAAAAGCTCATGCACTAGCCATGATCCAACTAAACCTGTTGCACCCGTAACTAATACGCTCTTGTCCTTCCAAAAACTCATTTCCAAACCTTCCAGGGTGCATCATTAGAGTCCCAAATTACGTTAAGTAACATCATTTCGCGCACTGTATCCATAGGCTGGAAGAAGCCCTCGTGCTTAAAAGCAACAAGTTGACCTTCGCTTGCAAGTTTTGACAGTGGCTCTTTCTCAAGAATTGAATTCTTTTCCAAGTAGTCAAAGATCTGCGGCTCAAAAATAAAGTAGCCTGCGTTAATCCAGCCCTCAATTTGAGGCTTTTCTACAAAGCTCTTTACTGAGCTGTCATCAGCAAGATCTAAAACTCCAAAGCGAGAGATCGGGTGCACGGCCGTCATTGTTGCGATCTTGCCGTGGGATTTATGGAAGGCAAGAAGTTTTGCAATATCAACATCTGCCAGACCATC includes:
- a CDS encoding NAD-dependent epimerase/dehydratase family protein produces the protein MSFWKDKSVLVTGATGLVGSWLVHELLKQGSNVTALVLDNDPASELCRSGDIDRISVVNGNLSSYHDVARSMYTNECTEVFYLGAQTIVGTALLDPISTFESNIQVTWNVLEAVRQSEGMVKAVVVASSDKAYGSSRNLPYLEDHPLHGDGPYDVSKSCTDLLAQSYGNTYGLPVTVARCGNIYGGGDLNWSRIVPGTIRDLVLKKQPVLRSDGTFIRDYVHVDDVISGYMKLAEVSQEKKLNGEAFNFSRNEPLSVKALYEFICQATVGNYVEPLILNTAKSEIKDQHLNSTKAKTALGWSSSVSITDGLTKTVDWYRKYLLGSVNI
- a CDS encoding sugar phosphate nucleotidyltransferase, yielding FTVHIGQQAEKSTHGVLEESGWVVTIAETGADTMTGGRILRVRDYVGKETFMCTYGDGLADVDIAKLLAFHKSHGKIATMTAVHPISRFGVLDLADDSSVKSFVEKPQIEGWINAGYFIFEPQIFDYLEKNSILEKEPLSKLASEGQLVAFKHEGFFQPMDTVREMMLLNVIWDSNDAPWKVWK